The following are from one region of the Blastocatellia bacterium genome:
- a CDS encoding IS110 family transposase: MDVLYGCCCGLDVHAQTVVACLIKDGRKQTRTFSTMTDDLLRLLDWLVAEGCTHVAIESTGVYWRPVFNLLEGQVEVILVNARHIKAVPGRKTDVKDSEWLADLLRHGLLKASFIPPLEIRELRELIRYRQRVIADQAAIANRVQRIIESGNIKLGQVASDVMGVSGRLMLRALANGEQDGEKLAGLARGRLKQKAEPLKRALTGRLSGAQRFVLGELLDRYEELDRAIERVNQQISEEVATSSDPFVGPAIKLLETIPGVGRVVAEVIVGEVGVDMRKFATAQHLASWAGMCPGNNESAGKRKSGKTRKGSRSLRVALVQGAWAATHTKGTYLSAQYRRMVKRKGRKKALVAVGHSLLVMIYHILKRRESYQELGGDYFDEQQSQGQCRRLVRQLEALGMKVTIEALPAVA, from the coding sequence ATGGACGTCTTATATGGTTGTTGCTGTGGCTTGGATGTTCACGCGCAGACGGTGGTCGCTTGCCTGATCAAAGACGGGCGCAAGCAGACCCGCACCTTCTCGACGATGACCGATGATTTGTTGCGCCTGTTAGATTGGCTGGTCGCCGAAGGCTGTACCCATGTCGCCATTGAGAGTACCGGGGTTTATTGGCGACCGGTCTTCAATCTCTTGGAAGGACAAGTCGAAGTCATTTTAGTCAATGCCCGGCACATCAAGGCGGTGCCGGGACGAAAGACCGATGTCAAAGATAGTGAGTGGCTGGCGGATTTGTTGCGGCACGGCTTGCTCAAAGCCAGCTTCATTCCGCCCTTGGAGATCCGCGAGTTGCGAGAGTTGATTCGCTATCGGCAGCGGGTGATTGCCGATCAAGCGGCGATTGCCAACCGGGTGCAGCGAATCATCGAGAGCGGCAATATCAAGTTAGGGCAGGTGGCCAGCGATGTGATGGGAGTGAGCGGGCGGCTGATGCTGCGGGCCCTGGCAAACGGGGAGCAGGATGGGGAGAAGTTGGCGGGGCTGGCGCGCGGGCGGTTGAAGCAGAAAGCCGAGCCGTTGAAGCGGGCATTGACTGGGAGGCTGAGTGGGGCGCAAAGGTTCGTGTTGGGGGAGTTGCTGGATCGCTATGAAGAGTTAGACAGGGCCATAGAGAGAGTCAATCAACAGATCAGCGAGGAGGTGGCAACCAGCAGCGACCCTTTCGTTGGGCCGGCCATCAAGTTGCTGGAAACCATCCCGGGAGTCGGGCGGGTAGTGGCCGAGGTGATCGTCGGAGAGGTTGGCGTAGACATGAGGAAGTTTGCGACCGCCCAGCATCTGGCGAGTTGGGCAGGAATGTGTCCGGGCAATAATGAGAGTGCAGGCAAGCGAAAGAGCGGGAAGACGAGGAAAGGGAGCAGGAGTTTGCGAGTCGCGTTGGTGCAGGGGGCGTGGGCGGCAACGCATACGAAAGGGACGTATCTATCGGCGCAGTATCGGCGGATGGTGAAAAGGAAAGGGAGGAAGAAGGCATTGGTGGCAGTGGGGCATAGTCTGCTGGTGATGATCTATCATATCCTGAAACGCCGGGAGAGCTATCAGGAGTTGGGCGGCGACTACTTCGACGAGCAACAAAGCCAAGGACAATGTCGGCGGTTGGTGCGACAGTTAGAAGCGCTTGGGATGAAGGTCACTATCGAAGCGCTGCCGGCGGTTGCGTAG
- a CDS encoding choice-of-anchor X domain-containing protein, whose translation MTTGSVEAFASAEHDGVQLNVSVTKATLMFPEVVEIQATPTFAGENVTGATVSSTVTRPDVSKLQIALFDDGNPSHGDTAAGDGIYAAQFNQYKGDGVYTFDVKVVSSNGTTHGGENLFAVNPSNAKLVPSFTRMSTTTAIVTGVPVITYDVCVQDDSNGNMLQFNTGTGDYQFTRCSSGFSLTGTGVVTIKGSIITLQHNAADRRVLAQVDNSVKNGKASVQVFSLGTTFTVTDRNTTNNTCSCP comes from the coding sequence GTGACGACTGGCAGCGTCGAAGCTTTCGCCTCAGCAGAGCATGATGGGGTACAACTCAATGTATCCGTGACGAAGGCCACTCTGATGTTCCCGGAGGTGGTGGAAATCCAAGCCACCCCCACCTTTGCAGGGGAGAATGTAACTGGCGCGACGGTGAGCAGCACCGTAACCCGTCCGGATGTCTCAAAGCTTCAGATCGCCTTGTTTGACGACGGTAACCCCAGTCATGGCGATACAGCAGCGGGTGACGGCATATACGCAGCGCAGTTCAATCAGTACAAGGGAGATGGCGTCTATACGTTTGATGTTAAAGTCGTATCCAGTAATGGGACAACGCATGGAGGCGAGAATCTCTTTGCTGTCAATCCTTCTAATGCGAAGCTCGTTCCATCGTTCACGAGGATGAGTACGACAACGGCCATCGTAACCGGTGTACCCGTAATCACCTATGACGTCTGCGTTCAGGATGATAGCAATGGAAATATGTTGCAGTTCAACACAGGCACCGGTGATTACCAATTCACGAGGTGCAGCAGCGGTTTCAGCTTGACCGGAACCGGAGTCGTAACAATCAAAGGTTCCATCATTACACTGCAACACAATGCGGCCGATCGTAGAGTCTTGGCGCAGGTTGACAATAGTGTTAAGAACGGTAAGGCCTCAGTCCAAGTCTTTTCGTTAGGGACTACGTTTACCGTCACCGACCGGAATACAACGAACAATACCTGTAGCTGCCCGTAA